Part of the Oncorhynchus nerka isolate Pitt River linkage group LG14, Oner_Uvic_2.0, whole genome shotgun sequence genome is shown below.
aaagcacattttttgtccattaaaattacATAAAACTGATCagcaatacagtgtagacattgttaaagttgtaaattactattgtaggtGGAAACGGATGATTTTTAAGGGaacatctacataggcgtacagaggtccattatcagcaatgatcactcctgtgttccaatggcacgttgtgttagctaatccaagtttatcattttaaaaggctaattgatcattagaataaCATTTAGAaattatgttagtacagctgaaaactgttgttctgattaaataagcaataaaactgtccgttagactagttgagtatctggagcatcagcatttgtgggttcgattactggctcaaaatggccagaaacaaatccttttttctgaaactcgtcagtctattcttgttctgagaaatgaaggctattccatgcgagaaattgtcaagaagctgaagatctcgtacaatgctatgtactactcccttcacggGTACTATttgatgaagctgccagttgaagacttgtgagccgtctgtttctcaaactaggcacactaatgtacttgtcctcttgctcagttgtgcaccgaggcatcccactcctctttctattctggttagagccagtttgcactgttctgcacaatttgccattggaacacaggagtcatggttgctgataatgggcctctgttcgtctatgcagatattccattaaaaatcagccgtttctagctacagtagtcatttacgacattaacaatgtctacactgtatttctgatacattttgttattttaaatggacagaacttttgcttttctttcaaaaacaaggacatttctaagtgaccccaaactttgaacctttagtgtatatataaacacagtaccaatcaaaagtttggacacctactcattccagtgcttttctttatttgtactattttacattgtagaattatagtgaagacatcaaaactatgaaataacacatatggaatcatgtagtaaccaaaaacgtgttatacaaatctaaatatattttacatttgagatatttgccttgattacagctttgcacactcttggcattctctcaaacagcttcatgaggtagtcacctggaatgcatttcaattaacaggtgtgccttcttaaaagttaatttgtggaatttctttcctcctaAATGCATTTGAGACATTCAGTTGTATTATGACAagctaggggtggtatacagaagatagctctatttggtaaaagaccaagtccatattatggcaagaacagctcaaataagcaaagagaaacaacagtccatcattactttaagacatgaaggtcagtcaattgggaacatttcaagaactttgaaagtttcttcaagtgcagtcgcaaaaaccatcaagtgctatgatgaaactggctctcatgaggaccgccacaggaaagggagacccagagttacctctgctgcagaggataagttcattagagttatcagcctcagaaatcacagcccaaataaatgcttcacacagttcaagtaacagacataactcaacatcaactgttcagaggagactgtgtgaatcaggacttcatggtcgaattgttgcaaagaaaccactactaaagggcaccaataagaagaagagacttggttgggccaagaaacactagcaatggacatgagactggtggaaatctgtcctttggtctgatgagtccaaagttgagatttttggttccaactgccgtgtctttctgagacgcagagtaggtgaacggatgatctctgcttgtatggttcccaccgtgaatcatgaaggaggtggtgtgatggtgctttgctggtgacactgtcagtgatttatttagaattcaaggcacacttaactagcatagctaccacagcattctgcagtgatacaccatcccatctggtttgcgctttgtgGGACTATCGTTTTTTTCCCCACAGGACAATAACTcaccacacttccaggctgtgcaagggctatttgaccaagaaggagagtgatgagtgccatgtcagataacctggcctccacaatcacctgacctcaacccaattgagatggtttgggatgagttgaactgcagagtgaaggaaaagtagccaacaagtgatcagcatatgtggaaactccttcaagactgttggaaaagtattccaggtgaagctggttgagagaatgccaagagtgcaaaggtgtcatcaaggcaaagggtggctactttgaagaatctaaaatgtattttgatttgtttaattatcactttcttggttactacatgattctgtatgtgttatttcatagttatgatgtctatattcgacaatgtagaaaatagtaaaaataaataaaaacccttgaatgagtaggtgtgtcaacttttgactggtactgtgtatatatatatatatatatatatatatatatatatatatatatatattcaacagAAATGATTTTACTATGTATCCTACAGCATTAGAATCTAATTGTTTGTATAGGCTCTCTCAACTCAACTGTTTCCTTACAAATACAATCCAGTCACCAAAGGTTTAAGCATTCAGGAAATGTCTAAGTGAGTAGATTACTGTAGCAACATCACAGGTGAATCTCTATCCCCACTAACGATGGAATGAGTAGGTCGAAATGCAGTTGGGTGGCCGGTAAACCTCCAGAAGGCACAGCTGCCATGGTCTGGGTTTGGTCAATGGTGTGCATAATAATATACATTTTATGCATTTGTTAGTCACAGTGGTTTTGtcatacacgcacacacgcacacacacatacacgcacacacgcacacacacacacacacacacacacacacacacacacacacacacacacacacacacacacacacacacacacacacacgcgcacacgcacacacacacacacacacacacacacacacacacacacacacacacacacacacacacacacacacacacacacacacacacacacacacacacacacagtggcaagaaaaagtatgtgaacccttttgaaatacctggatttctgcataaattgctcatacaatttgatctgatcttcatctaggtcacaacaatagacaaagtctgcttaaactaataacacacagacaattatacattttcatgtctttattgaacacactgtgtaaacattcacagtgcagggtgcaAAAAGTATgagaacccttggatttaataactggttgaccctcctttggcagcaataacgtcaaccaaacgttttctgtagttgcggttcatacctgcacaacggtcaggaggaaatTTGGACCATTCcttttacaaaactgtttcacttcaacaatattcttgggatgtctggtgtgaactgctctcgagggcatgccacagcatctcaatcgggttgaggtcaggactctgactgggccactccagaaggcgtattttcttctgttgaatccattctgttgttgatttacatctgtgttttgggtcgttgtcctgttgcatcacccaacttctgttgagcttcaattggtggacagatagcccaacattctcctgcaaaatgtcttgataaacttagGACTTCATTTTTACGTCggtgatagcaagctgtccaggccctgaggcagcaaagcagccccaaaccatgatgctccctccaccatactttacagttgggatgaggttttgatgttggtgtactgtgcctttttttctccacacatagtgttgtgtccttccaaacaactcatctgtagtttcatctgtccacagaacattttggaacatccaggtgcacttcagatgtgcagcaatgtttttctggacagcagtggcttcttctgtggtgttcTCCACttaacaccattcttgtttagtgttttactaTCGTAGACTCGGTAACAGAGATGTTATTATGTTACAGAGATTTATATATGTTGAGCATTctgtgctgtgctcttgcagtcatctttgcaggacgaccactcctagggagagtagcaacagtgctgaactttctccatttatagacaatttgtcttactgtggactgatgaacatcgaggattttagagatacttttgtaaccctttacagctttatgcaagttaacaattcttaatctcttttgttcgaggcatggttcacatcaggcaatgcttcttgtgagaAGCAAACTCAAATTTGCGTGTGTTTTtaatagggcaaggcagctctaaccaacatctccaatctcgtctcatagATTGGACTCCAGGATAGCTGACTACTGACACCAATGATCTTTTGGAGAAGACATTAGCCTagaggttcacatacttttttcaacatacactgtgaatgtttaaattatgtattcaatatagacaagaaaaatacaattcttTGTGTGTTATTCGTTTACCACActatgtttgtctgttgttgtgacttagatgaagatcagatcaaatttgatgaccaatttatgcagaaatccaggtaattccaaagggttcacatactttttcttgccactgtatataaaGTCAAGTCAAAGTGCAAATGTCTTTTGATGGTCAGCTCCTGGGGGATGAGAGTGATGGGTCAGTATGTTCCTCAGTCCTTGGGCGGCAGGACGTTGTTGTCAAAGTGTCCCTGGTTGGTGATGTTCCCTGCTGGAAAGTACCTGGCTACCACGAATGACGAGCCATCTGGCGCACTGGCCTTCCCCACACCCAGCTTCTTACTGCCCTTCCACACCATTGCTGTGAAATGACCTggttagagagagaaaagagagacaagctaaacaccttcactGAAGGAAGCCATCTGCTCCTCTAAATATTTACAGCTGCAGATCCCTATATTCACCCCCCCCTCTATCGTCCCCCCATATATACTCTTTCCCCTCTATTGCAcactcccatctctccccctctgtctttcctctcctcctttatctGTCAGCAGCACATGAGTTGATAGGAGTGATCCTGACGCTGCAGGGTCGGTCACACTGAGCAGGAGGCTTCAGGAAGAGAACAGGAAGGACAGAAAAGACTGGGAATGCTATAAAGATCTGTGATTTCCCCACAGGCAGCAGTGTTCCATGCATGTTTGTGAGCTCAGTCCCAGATCTACACAGTCACAGAACGGCAACGTCACGTTtatagaacagagaacagaggacacacAGTCCAACCCTGAACCCAGCCTGGGTGAACACAACACTGTGGCATGCAGCACTACACcgagtcagagtgtgtgtgtgtgtgcgtgcgcgcgttcGTCTCACCTGTGCCAGAGGAGAAGCCGGGGCGGTTGAAGTTGTATTGTTTTACCTCGTCATACCAGCGGTCGGCCACATCCTTCCCTATACACAGAGAAGACAAAGGTTACAGGTTATCACATAACATTATACTTGTTTGTTGCCTTTGTCACTATTGTTTAACAGCAACTTGGGCCAAAACCCACAGAGATAACAGTGGCAAGGAAATATTATCCAAGACTGCTGCTTTCCAAGGAAACAGTGCTAACCCTCTAAAAGCTGCCAAAGATTTAGGTGGGTCAGAAGAACacggagaggtttgagaaccccAGTTTCAGAGGAGTCCAGAGAGAGATGAACTGAGCATGACCCAGTGATAGTATGTATCAGTAGGAGACTGTTTATGAATCACagcagactgtcaggtcagtgcACAGACATAGTTGTGCTCTGAGTCATGGTCTTGTTGCTGAAACACACCGAACACAGAGCAGGGAAACGAACCCCAGTTGTTCCTGCCTGGGCCGCCACTGAACAGGATAGTCTATAGTTTAGACCTaactaaaccctaaccctgcagTGACTCTAGATCGCTCTCTTTAATGTTACTATCTGTACCGTACACAGTGAATAATGTATCTGTCCCCATTTACATAACTAAACATATGCAAGCTATGTAAATGTTTGGTCATAGCATTAGGAGTCATCGGGTTAgagtgtgtgtacctggttggtCATAGGAGGCCCAGGCCAGGTTCTCGCCACAGCTCCCCTTACTGGACTCAACACTGTGCTTCAGGATCCGTGTGCTGGCCAGAGACTCAGCATACCTACAGGGTGGAGATAGTTGTGGTAATAGTTAGATAAAGACAGCTGATATTTGGGTGGGGTTAGGTGAAGTGGAAGGAAGGAAGTAAGGGTTTGGTGTAGTTGGCCATGTTATAAaggtggtggtgggtggaggaTATAGAtaagtgtgtgtggggtgggccCAATGTGTTGTGTGACCCACCTAGTGGCATCTCTACTCAGCTTGCTGTTCAGCTTCAGAGGGGGCGCCTGGTGCTTCCTACGATACTCGTTATGACTATGCAACACCTCCCCCGAAAACTGCTTAGAAGCTGAGAGAATCACATAAAACAAGATGCCATGAACAAAATGACGTCTATTGTTTCCCTTGTTTTCACTAATATACAATCAAACTTTCAAATCATGAATACAACTCAATAAAACGGTAGGCTGCAGATAATCAGACAGTAACTTAGAGGTAAATCTCCAATAAGCCCCATACATATGGCTGTTCCCAGGCTTGACTGAGTCTAGACAGACAAAACCAGGGTATGAATGAATGGGGGAcacatcctccctctccccagcctggtgcCAATCACAGCCCTACTCGCGCATCTCCATTCTCTCTGGCATTCACACAATGAGgcgattcacacacacacacacacacaattttatTAGCtaaatacacatatttagcagatgttattgcgggtgtagcgaaatacaCATTCTGTTACGGTCTTGTGAAGGATCAGTGGTTGCAGTCCTTGGGGCTGGATCCTTGACCCAGATTTAGCTTATTCCTAAACTAAATACCACTTTCAATGGAGGATAATGTTGTTCTGGAAACTGGCCCCTAAAATGTTCTGTCATCGatatcaaaacacacacacacacacactcacataaccAGACACAGCTTGCAAATAGGGAATTCCCCCACTAGCACAGCTATTTCTGATACTCTCAACAGTGGTTTCATCTTTACCACAGACGAGAAGAAACTGACCTAGCGCATAGGCGTTACAAGACCATGTCAAATAAAGATGTACAGCTTTTTAAAATCCACCCCTTTTTCCTGTTGCATGATAACAGCCCATTGGCACAAACTGAGAGCTAAGCCTCTTttgtaattacacacacacacacacacacacacacacacacacacacacacacacacacacacacacacacacacacacacacacacacacacacacacacaattaaatcTCATGTATTCTTACCTGATTTGCCCATGGCGCAGAAACTCTCTCCTGTTCCCTTTGGCTCAGTCCTCTGATGGTCTGAAGCAGCTGCTATGActtgtttctgtccctctctccctttctgtattCCTATTTTTCTTTGTAACCTGTATTCCTCTAGCTCACACTTCTCCCTCTAGTAAACTAGTCTTTCTCAAATATTTTgcttctgtcctctctcactcttacACAACCTGCCTTTTCCTtggccacacacacaatatcccccctctctctctctctcttctctctctctctctctctctctaagtggAGACCCAGAACGCTTGGCTGTTCTGATGACATCATCTCTATGAGACACATGCCCTTTTATGGTCTGAGATTCCTGCTTTCTGCTGGACATGATACTAACTGCTCTTAGTTCAGTATAAACTAAACTATGAGCAGTTTAACTATTTAGAAGCAGTTTTACAGTTTTACTAGGGTGagcctatgtggcatcgatattaGTCAAAAACATGTATTTTAGTGTCCAAATTGattacaaagtgtaaatagtAGGATCATtctggtcataaagtcagtcttgtCCAAAACTTGTCCAAAATACGAGAATATTTTATTTCAAAGAATGAAGGGTAGCATAATTTTCCTTGGGTTGGGTTTATTTCAATCCTGGCCACAGTTGGCAGCACTCAAGTAATCATCAATTCGGAGTGCAGCTGCATGTGACCCAATTGTAATACCCATTAGGTATAGTTAcaattacacaatgtacatgggacAATATATCTTTTTTAAATAGCTCCAAATTTCAATGACTCAACCCAACTATAAATTGTAAACTCATATACACATATTGAGAGCAGTTAATGAGACAACTAAAATGTGTGCCTTGGGAAAATATAGTCCTTTTTCCCTTTTGTAAATCATtgatggtccctaactagcctATCCAAAGTCCAACTTTGCCATGTGTGTACAACTTCCGGCTGAAGCTAATTGGCGAAGGAAGTTGGCTAGCACTACACTAGCTATCCTAGGTGACTTCAAGACACTGTTAGAATATGTCATGTTTTCTAGAAGGGTGCGTGACTAACTGTTTTGGCAGAGTTAATATGTAAACCTTTGTCACGTGCGAACACACATACAAGAGACACCCACATTAAAGTCGTATTTGACTTCAGTCATGGCCGTTGCATTTCTTATTGAGcaagatttttaaaaaactatGCTATTTTTAAGTGTACATTTCTTCTAAAAATGACTTTCCTAAAGAATTGCTCCAGGACCCAGTAAGCTATTCTATCTGAGGTGTCATCATTCCAAAGCCTGAACTCTCTCAGGAGAATCAGTTTGACACAGAGGGCTGGTCATTTGTTTGGTGGCTTGATCAGTGTAGTGGCACTGCAATTCAACTGAAAGGGAATAAGCAAACAATCCAACTTTACTCAGTGTTTTGCTGCAGTTCGGCAACGCTGTGCTGTGACTGGGTCAGAGATGGTAGGAGATCGCGATGGAGAAGAAAGTGAAGGAAGTATATAGTATAGCGATACAAATAATGGGAGGAAtaggaaagagaaaaagaaagtgGGAGAGAAAAAGAGTAGGGGTTTGAAGGGGAGCGATAACTCCATGGAGGCGGAGGTGAAGAAAAGGAAGTTTGAGGAGAGCAACATAGTTTCCATTGCCAGTGGAAGTTCGGAGGTAGAGCGTGCTGAGAAGGAAGGGCAGGCTAAGTCGCGAGGGGATCATGGAGGTGAGGAGGAGCATAAAGTTATTCTGAAGTTAATGGAGGAAGGGGGAGTTGGGGGCGATGAGTCCGATAAGGTTGACGGCTGTGATAAAAGAGTTGATTGGGGAAGTTGTTAATGCTAAAGTGTTAAGAGATGTGAGCTGGTAGGTGTTCTGTAAAGACATGGTGCAGAGGGAAAAAGCTCTCAGAGTGAAGCAAATAGAGAAGTGTAAGGTGGTGTGGAGCAGGTGGAATGATTAAAGGTGATAACAGGAGTGAGTGTTAGCATTAAAGAGGTAATCGACAACTTGAGAGGAGGAGCTCTAGTGAATGTTCAAAGATTGCAAACAACTTGGGATTGAGTGAAGCTAGATAGCCTGTCTATTCTGTTACACTTCCAGGACAGGAtactgccaaataaagtaaccATAGGATATATGACTTATTATGTGAGGGCTTATGTACCAAAACAGTTAAGATGTTATAACTGACAGAGGTTTGAGCATGTGGCCACAGCCTGTAAAGAGAAAAAGAGCTGTGCCAGGTGTGGAGGGGAGCATGAGTATGGGAAGTGTATAATCAAAGTGCTGCAGCTGCGAGGATGCTCATAGTGTGGCATATGGTGGGTGTGAGGCAATGAAACAGGCAGTGGAGGTGCAACAAGTGAGAGTGGCGCAAAGggtgtcatatgctgaggcagtgatgTTGGTCCAGGTCCAGGGAAATACAGGTTCAAGGGAAAGATGGGTAGGAGGATCTAGATCTGGGACTACGGGGCAGGTGGGTGGAGATGTGGTATACATAGATAAGAGAAAGCTGGTGACGTTCAAAACAGGAGCTATCAATAGCACTGCTAAAGTAGTGTCTAAAGCAGAGAGGATTCCACTAATAGTGGAAGTGGAAGGGAGACATCTGAGGATGACAGGGCTGACATGGGAAGAGGTTTGACATGACCTCAATCAGCCAAGGCTGGAGTCATGTATTATTGTATCTTAGTTATGGTGTTAATGCAACATTTAAACGCTCAAAGCCTGTTGGCTAATGGGCAGGATATGCCAGCTAAGCCTGATGTGATTTGTGTGCAGGAAACATGTCTCAAACTGACTTTGGAGTTTATAATACAGGGatatttattttattgaacctttatttagctaggcaagtcagttaagaacaaattcttatttacaatgacagcctaccccggccaaactcgaATGAAGCTGGGTCTCCGAATCATGGTtgagattcaaatcaaatcaaatcaaatcaaatttatttgtcacatacacatggttagcagatgttaatgcgagtgtagcgaaatgcttgtgcttctagttccgacaatgcagtgataaccaacaagtaatctaactaacaattctaaaactactgtcttatacacagtgtaaggggataaagaatatgtacataaggatatatgagtgagtgatggtacagagcagcatacagtagatggtatcgagtacagtatatacatatgagatgagtatgtagacaaagtaaacaaagtggctagtgatacatgtattacataaggatgcagtcgatgatgtagagtacagtatatacgtatgcatatgagatgaataatgtagggtaagtaacattatataaggtagcattgtttaaagtggctagtgatatatttacatcatttcccatcaattcccattattaaagtggctggagttgggtcaatgtcaatgacagtgtgttggcagcagccactcaatggtggctgtttaacagtctgatagccttgagatagaagctgtttttcagtctctcagtcccagctttgatgcacctgtactgacctcgccttctgatgatgatagcggggtgaacaggcagtggttcgggtggttgatgtccttgatgatctttatggccttcctgtaacatcgggtggtgtaggtgtcctggagggcaggtagtttgcccccggtgatgcgttgtgcagacctcactaccctctgagagccttacggttgagggcggagcagttgccgtaccaggcggtgatacagcccgccaggatgctctcgattgtgcatctgtagaagttcgtgagtgcttttggtgacaagccgaatttcttcagcctcctgaggttgaagaggcgctgctgcgccttcttcacgacgctgtcagtgtgagtggaccaattcagtttgtctgtgatgtgtatgccgaggaacttaaaacttgctaccctctccactactgttccatcgatgtggatagggggtgttccctctgctgtttcctgaagtccacaatcatctccttagttttgttgacgttgagtgtgaggttattttcctgacaccacactccgagggccctcacctcctccctgtaggccgtctcgtcgttgttggtaatcaagcctaccactgttgtgtcgtccgcaaacttgatgattgagttggaggcgtgcgtggccacgcagtcgtgggtgaacagggagtacaggagagggctcagaacgcaccttgtggggcccccgtgttgaggatcagcggggaggagatgttgttgcctaccctcaccacctgggggcggcccgtcaggaagtccagtacccagttgcacagggcggggtcgagacccagggtctcgagcttgatgacgagcttggagggtactatggtgttgaatgccgagctgtagtcgatgaacagcattctcacataggtattcctcttgtccaggtgggttagggcagtgtgcagtgtggttgagattgcatcgtctgtggacctatttgggcggtaagcaaattggagtgggtctagggtgtcaggtagggtggaggtgatatggtccttgactagtctctcaaagcacttcatgatgacggaagtgagtgctacggggcggtagtcgtttagctcagttaccttagctttcttgggaacaggaacaatggtggccctcttgaagcatgtgggaacagcagactggtatagggattgattgaatatgtccgtaaacacaccggccagctggtctgcgcatgctctgagggcgcggctggggatgccgtctgggcctgcagccttgcgagggttaacacgtttaaatgtcttactcacctcggctgcagtgaaggagagaccgcatgttttcgttgcaggccgtgtcagtggcactgtattgtcctcaaagcgggcaaaagttatttagtctgcctgggagcaagacatcctggtccgtgactgggctgggtttcttcttgtagtccgtgattgactgtagaccctgccacatgcctcttgtgtctgagccattgaattgagattccactttgtccctgtactgacgcttagcttgtttaatagccttgcggagggaatagctgcattgtttatattcggacatgttaccagacaccttgccctgattaaaagcagtggttcgcgctttcagtttcacgcgaatgctgccatcaatccacggtttctggtttgggaatgtttttatcgttgctatgggaacgacatcttcgacgcacgttctaatgaactcgcacaccgaatcagcgtattcgtcaatattttcatctgacgcaatacgaaacatgtcccagtccacgtgatggaagcagtcttggagtgtggagtcagcttggtctgaccagcgttggacagacctcagcgtgggagcctcttgtttaagtttctgcctgtaggcagggatcagcaaaatggagtcgtggtcagcttttccgaaaggggggcggggcagggccttatatgcgtcgcggaagttagagtaacaa
Proteins encoded:
- the LOC115142036 gene encoding Golgi-associated plant pathogenesis-related protein 1-like, coding for MGKSASKQFSGEVLHSHNEYRRKHQAPPLKLNSKLSRDATRYAESLASTRILKHSVESSKGSCGENLAWASYDQPGKDVADRWYDEVKQYNFNRPGFSSGTGHFTAMVWKGSKKLGVGKASAPDGSSFVVARYFPAGNITNQGHFDNNVLPPKD